Genomic DNA from bacterium:
AGCCTCTTTGAATGGGGCATCTTTTTGTCTGTCTTAATAATACCTGCCTTAATTAGCCTTAAACCTCTATTTTCCTCTACTATTCCATATCCGGTTTGGGCAATCCCTGGATCAATTCCCAGGCTAATCATTTAAGCCTCAACAAGCAAATCCTCAGGGATATCCATATTTGACCAAACATGCTGAACATCCTCATTCTCTTCAAGTGTCTCAATAAGCCTTAAAACCTGCTTTGCAGAATCCTTATCTATTTTTATATAGCTTGAAGGAAGCATTTCTATCTCTGCATATTTTATATTAGCACCCTTATTTTTAAGCTCCTCCTTTGCCTTTTCAAAAATTCCTACATCTGTATAAACCTCATATTCGTTATCCTCTGTCTTTATATCCTCACAACCCAAAGAAAGACCTATATCAAAAAGGGAGTCCTCAGAGATGCTTGGTTTTTCTATTTGCAAAACACCCAATTTTTTAAACATCCATAAAACACATCCAGCTTCACCCATATTTCCTCCACCCTTTGACAAGATGTGCCTTATCTCTGATGATGTCCTCTTTTTATTGTCTGTAATTCCCTCCACTAGAAGGGCAACACCAGAGGGCCCATAGCATTCATAGGTTATTTCCTCGACCGTTCCACCTTCTATCTCACCTACTCCCCTTGCAATAGCCTTTTTTATGTTATCCCCTGGCA
This window encodes:
- a CDS encoding YebC/PmpR family DNA-binding transcriptional regulator, coding for MSGHSKWAGIKHKKGALDAQRGKLFSKLNKEIMLAAKTGGKDPDGNARLRLAIQKAREANMPGDNIKKAIARGVGEIEGGTVEEITYECYGPSGVALLVEGITDNKKRTSSEIRHILSKGGGNMGEAGCVLWMFKKLGVLQIEKPSISEDSLFDIGLSLGCEDIKTEDNEYEVYTDVGIFEKAKEELKNKGANIKYAEIEMLPSSYIKIDKDSAKQVLRLIETLEENEDVQHVWSNMDIPEDLLVEA